The sequence below is a genomic window from Tenacibaculum tangerinum.
AAATTGATTATCTATCAACTATCGACCTTTACCAAGAAGAAAACATTCCTGCTTTAAAAGATGACGAACCATACATTGGAAGTATTAGCAGCTACAGAGGAGGGATGCTATATGAGTTATCTGGAGTTGACTTTTTAAAAATTGGAGGAGATATAAAAAATTACAGTAGTACTTGGGAGGGAGTTTGCAAAACAATCTATAAATCTTCAAGCTTTGGTAGCGAGTTAGAAAAAAGTAATTATTATAAAAACGACTTAGAAACAATCTTAAGCTCTGCTAAAAATGATTACGAAAAAACAGCATTCATTTTTGAATTTGTAAAATCTAAAATCAAATGGAATGGATTCTATAGTAAATACACTGACAAAGGAGTAAAAAAAGCCTATAAAGAGGGTGCTGGTAATGCTGCAGAGATAAACTTAATATTAACCTCTATGCTACGTAGTGCAGGTATCAATGCGAATCCTGTTTTGGTAAGTACAAAAAACAACGGAATTCCTTTATTTCCAACACTAGATGGATTTAATTACGTAATTTCTAAAGTAGATTTTTCTGATGGAAACTATATTATATTAGATGCTACCGAAAAATATGCTACTGCTAACATTCTCCCTTACAGAACCTTAAACTGGTATGGAAGAGAAGTTTTTAAAAATGGAGATTCAAAACAAGTAAAGCTTACTCCTAACTCCCTAACAGAAGATGTAAACTTTCTATTTGTGAAAATTGATGAAATGGGAGACGTTTCAGGAATGTTTAGAAAATCTCTTACTGATCATAATGCCATGTTTTACCGTCAAAAAAACAATGTGAAAAAAGAAGAAGACGTTATTACTTCTACAGAAGAGAAGTATGGCATTGAAATTGAAAATTTTAAAGTACTCAATGCAAAAAACATTAGCAAACCTATCATGCAAACAGTTAAGTTTACGGGCGAAGATTTAATTGAAGAAATCAATGGAAAATTATACTTTTCTCCGTTACTTTTCTTAGCTAAAAATGAAAACCCTTTTAAATCTGGAGAAAGAAATTTCCCTGTTGATTTTGGTATGCCATGGAAAGATAAATATAGTGCGTCAATTACAATTCCTGATGGATATACTGTAGAATCGTACCCAGAAGAATTAGCCATCGGTTTGCCAGAAAACATGGGTGTTTTTCAATATAAAGTTGTTCTCAAAGAAAACAAGATAAACCTGTCGTCAACAACTCAAATCAATTCAAGCATTATACCTCCTAATTATTATTCAGCGATTAAAGAATTTTATAAACAGTTAGTTGAAAAACAAACCGAAAAAATCATACTAGTAAAAAAGTAATGAAAAGATTAACCGCTATTATCGTTTTTTTATGTGTAACTAATGCATTTGCTCAAAAAAATAAATCTACCAAAATTGGAAACATCACTGTAGAAGAATTGAGTATGCAAAGGTATGAACCAGATACAACTGCCAATGCTGTTGTAGTTTATGAGCATGCCAACTACTATTTAGATGAAAAAAGAGATTATAAAAAAACAACTGATTTTTACTTTAAAATTAAAATTCTTAAAAAAGAAGGAGTAGAGAAAGCTACCGTAAGTATTCCGTATTATGGTGATGAAAAAGTACACTCTGTAAAAGGAATTACTTATAACCTTACTGAGAATAATAATATTTTAAAGAATCATCTGATAGAAAGTGAGGTTTACCAAAAAGATGTGTATGGTAAATGGAAAGAAATTACATTTACGCTTTCTAACGTAAAAGAAGGAAGCGTTATCGAATACACGTATTCTGTAACCTCACCATACTCTAAAATTGATGATTGGTATTTCCAAGCAGACATTCCGAAAATTAAAAGTGATTTCACAGCATCTATACTAGGTAATTGGAAATACAATATTCGAATTGTTGGTTTTCTTAAGCTTACCAGAAACGATTCTTTTGCAAAAAAGGGTTGTGTTTATATTCCTGGGCTTGGCGAAGGGGCTTGTTTGATTTTAAATTATGGAATAGATAACATCCCTGCATTTAAAGAAGAGGAATATATGCTGAGTAAAGAAAATTTTATTTCAAAACTTTCATTTGAATTAGAGTCGTTTCACAACCCTAAAGGAGGTGTTGACCGATACACCAAAACTTGGAAAGATGCCGATAAAAGTTTACGCTATGACTTTTTAGACAATCAAA
It includes:
- a CDS encoding transglutaminase-like domain-containing protein gives rise to the protein MLYELSGVDFLKIGGDIKNYSSTWEGVCKTIYKSSSFGSELEKSNYYKNDLETILSSAKNDYEKTAFIFEFVKSKIKWNGFYSKYTDKGVKKAYKEGAGNAAEINLILTSMLRSAGINANPVLVSTKNNGIPLFPTLDGFNYVISKVDFSDGNYIILDATEKYATANILPYRTLNWYGREVFKNGDSKQVKLTPNSLTEDVNFLFVKIDEMGDVSGMFRKSLTDHNAMFYRQKNNVKKEEDVITSTEEKYGIEIENFKVLNAKNISKPIMQTVKFTGEDLIEEINGKLYFSPLLFLAKNENPFKSGERNFPVDFGMPWKDKYSASITIPDGYTVESYPEELAIGLPENMGVFQYKVVLKENKINLSSTTQINSSIIPPNYYSAIKEFYKQLVEKQTEKIILVKK